In one Salipiger abyssi genomic region, the following are encoded:
- a CDS encoding cytochrome P450 codes for MSAETLFADAPYLDVADPAFSLRSEPVREARRDSWFARTPYGLAVLRHKEMGELLTHKSLIQGSHAWPALNGITEGSFAEWWNKSILVTEGDDHWRLRKLVNPAFSPKVVKALMPEFERIATDLADGFIAKGACDFMEDFADPYAARVLCLLLGLPESEAPFILRTSATMGLALGVNFKAEAENIEAATEELGAYIAQVLADRQATPGEDILSIMVQASEDGDRLSYDELHNLALMLAFAGVDTTRNQLGLGMSMFAAHPEQWEALAADPSLDMAAATEVMRMRPTITWVSREAIEAFDYGGITIPKGTVLHLYSESAGTDPAVMGEAGFDITQKRARNYGFGGGIHHCLGNLVARNDMAVAYRVLSAGMGAPSIAEGATWLADSGNTGPISLPITFLPR; via the coding sequence ATGAGCGCCGAAACCCTCTTTGCCGACGCGCCCTATCTCGACGTGGCCGATCCGGCCTTTTCGCTCCGGTCCGAGCCGGTGCGGGAGGCCCGCCGCGACAGCTGGTTCGCCCGCACGCCCTATGGGCTGGCGGTGCTGCGCCACAAGGAGATGGGCGAGCTGCTCACCCACAAGAGCCTGATCCAGGGCAGCCATGCCTGGCCGGCGCTGAACGGGATCACCGAAGGCAGCTTTGCCGAGTGGTGGAACAAGTCGATCCTGGTGACCGAGGGCGACGATCACTGGCGCCTGCGCAAGCTGGTGAACCCGGCCTTCTCGCCGAAGGTGGTCAAGGCGCTGATGCCGGAATTCGAGCGCATCGCGACCGATCTCGCCGACGGGTTCATCGCTAAGGGCGCCTGCGATTTCATGGAGGATTTCGCCGATCCGTACGCGGCGCGGGTGCTCTGCCTGCTGCTGGGCCTGCCGGAAAGCGAGGCGCCCTTCATCCTGCGCACCTCGGCGACGATGGGGCTGGCGCTGGGGGTGAACTTCAAGGCCGAGGCCGAGAATATCGAGGCCGCGACCGAAGAGCTCGGCGCCTATATCGCGCAGGTTCTGGCGGACCGGCAGGCGACTCCCGGTGAGGATATCCTGTCGATCATGGTGCAGGCCTCGGAGGACGGCGACCGGCTGAGCTATGACGAGCTGCACAATCTGGCGCTGATGCTGGCCTTTGCCGGGGTCGACACGACCCGCAACCAGCTCGGGCTGGGCATGTCGATGTTCGCCGCCCATCCCGAGCAGTGGGAGGCGCTGGCCGCCGATCCGTCGCTCGACATGGCGGCGGCGACCGAGGTCATGCGCATGCGCCCGACCATCACCTGGGTGTCGCGCGAGGCCATCGAGGCGTTCGACTATGGCGGCATCACCATCCCCAAGGGCACCGTGCTGCATCTCTATTCCGAGAGCGCCGGCACCGATCCGGCGGTGATGGGCGAGGCGGGGTTCGACATCACGCAAAAGCGGGCGCGGAATTACGGCTTCGGCGGCGGCATCCACCACTGTCTCGGCAATCTGGTGGCGCGTAACGACATGGCGGTGGCCTATCGCGTGCTCTCGGCCGGGATGGGTGCGCCCAGCATTGCCGAGGGCGCGACCTGGCTCGCCGACAGCGGCAATACCGGCCCGATCTCGCTGCCGATCACGTTCTTGCCGCGCTGA
- a CDS encoding glutamine synthetase family protein — translation MDIEAFVEQEGRDELVKQVREKIDALGIEYLYLQFVSVTGKVMGKGIPADHWESVAKKGFQLVYGATMNLFTNRAGDYMGYGPEAAELVGIPEPETFMQLPWAPEIGRIFCTLFRNREEKTDPGAYLTADCRGNLRRLHEEFKKKHGLQLRIGTEPEMMWLKYDENGKPSDGMSKPYCYHIDQFESLRPVSMQVIRYARKMGLDMIQGDHEDAPGQLELNWTFDDVLRNADRLTTYRQLCAQVARENGIFACFMTKPFMGVSASGCHHNMSLWTEGEDVFKRTGNDPDNLPGMQGNYMYVQGGDNTFMPDTDDPQMPGATGLKAIGGVVHHLQALTAIGASTVNSYRRLWDTGFWAPVFSDWGFQNRTTGLRVSAPGRFEYRSVDSMVNPYLMGATLLAAMDDGLDKGLDPGAPEERNIYDAMAQGKKVKKLPMSLGEALAHLENDEVVQRGLPGEMFRLYHEYKSDEWARFMSTVTDWDKDTYMECLP, via the coding sequence ATGGATATCGAAGCATTCGTCGAACAGGAGGGACGGGACGAGCTCGTCAAGCAGGTGCGCGAAAAGATCGACGCGCTCGGGATCGAGTATCTCTACCTCCAGTTCGTCTCCGTCACCGGCAAGGTGATGGGCAAGGGCATTCCCGCCGACCATTGGGAAAGCGTCGCCAAGAAGGGGTTCCAGCTCGTCTATGGGGCGACGATGAACCTCTTTACCAACCGCGCCGGCGACTACATGGGCTACGGTCCCGAGGCCGCCGAGCTGGTGGGCATTCCCGAGCCCGAGACCTTCATGCAGCTTCCCTGGGCGCCCGAGATCGGCCGGATCTTCTGCACGCTGTTCCGCAACCGCGAGGAAAAGACCGATCCCGGCGCCTATCTCACCGCCGATTGCCGCGGCAACCTGCGCCGGCTGCACGAGGAATTCAAAAAGAAGCACGGGCTTCAGCTGCGCATCGGCACCGAGCCGGAGATGATGTGGCTGAAATACGATGAGAACGGCAAGCCGTCCGACGGCATGTCGAAACCCTATTGCTACCATATCGACCAGTTCGAGAGCCTGCGCCCGGTGTCGATGCAGGTGATCCGCTACGCCCGCAAGATGGGGCTCGACATGATCCAGGGCGATCACGAGGACGCGCCCGGCCAGCTCGAACTCAACTGGACCTTCGACGACGTGCTGCGCAATGCCGACCGTCTGACCACCTACCGCCAGCTCTGCGCGCAGGTGGCGCGGGAAAACGGCATCTTCGCCTGTTTCATGACCAAGCCCTTCATGGGGGTCTCGGCCTCGGGCTGTCACCACAACATGTCGCTCTGGACCGAGGGCGAGGACGTGTTCAAACGCACCGGCAACGATCCGGACAACCTGCCGGGAATGCAGGGCAACTATATGTATGTGCAGGGTGGCGATAACACCTTCATGCCCGATACCGACGATCCGCAGATGCCGGGCGCGACCGGGCTCAAGGCGATCGGCGGGGTGGTGCATCACCTTCAGGCGCTGACCGCCATCGGGGCCTCGACGGTGAACTCCTACCGTCGACTCTGGGATACCGGGTTCTGGGCGCCGGTGTTCAGCGACTGGGGATTCCAGAACCGCACCACGGGCCTGCGCGTCTCGGCGCCGGGCCGGTTCGAATATCGCTCCGTCGACTCGATGGTGAACCCCTATCTGATGGGCGCGACCCTGCTGGCCGCGATGGATGACGGGCTCGACAAGGGGCTCGATCCCGGCGCGCCGGAAGAGCGCAACATCTACGACGCCATGGCGCAGGGCAAGAAGGTCAAGAAACTGCCGATGTCGCTGGGCGAGGCGCTGGCGCATCTCGAAAATGACGAGGTGGTGCAGCGCGGCCTGCCGGGCGAGATGTTCCGGCTCTACCACGAGTACAAATCCGACGAGTGGGCGCGCTTCATGTCCACCGTCACCGATTGGGACAAGGACACCTATATGGAGTGCCTGCCATGA
- a CDS encoding ammonium transporter codes for MEQELAALTERLAALESSTAMSGTINSEIFYWWCTALMIAIHAGFLAYEMGASRVKNVLASGIKNILAFAFMVPTFYFFGWYIYLSFYNGLLPSADASGLPWELSMGPNLADNATGIFWAAFTLFAATTASIFSGAVIERIQTAGFLILAILLGSVVWILGGAWGWHPTGWLTVKFGYHDVGAAGVVHMVAGFFALGVLLNLGPRVGKFNEDGSANAIFAHNVPFTITGLMLIIVGFFGFLGGCIIYMPGEQWINIYGQPTTLSAFAFNTLMGMAGGIIGAWVKTRDPFWMMSGALIGIFAAASGLDVYYPPVAFALGTFGGFVVPMVAVWLEKMGIDDAVGAFPVHGIGGLIGVVSCGIFAAGYPNVDGMPPVSLWGQIVGAVTMAVLGFVPGYVASYILKVFGLLRVPDHIQEKGLDIVKVPVSAYPETYTPAPVNVATPAAAGTPAE; via the coding sequence ATGGAACAGGAACTCGCCGCCCTGACTGAGCGGTTGGCTGCTCTGGAGAGCAGCACCGCCATGTCGGGCACGATCAACTCAGAGATCTTCTACTGGTGGTGTACGGCGCTGATGATCGCCATTCACGCGGGCTTTCTCGCCTATGAGATGGGTGCGAGCCGGGTGAAGAACGTGCTGGCCTCGGGGATCAAGAACATCCTCGCCTTCGCCTTCATGGTGCCGACCTTCTATTTCTTCGGCTGGTATATCTACCTGTCGTTCTACAACGGCCTGCTGCCCTCTGCCGATGCCTCGGGCCTGCCGTGGGAACTGTCGATGGGGCCGAACCTGGCCGACAACGCCACCGGCATCTTCTGGGCGGCCTTCACGCTCTTTGCCGCCACCACCGCCTCGATCTTTTCCGGCGCGGTGATCGAGCGCATCCAGACCGCCGGCTTCCTGATCCTGGCGATCCTGCTGGGCTCGGTCGTGTGGATTCTGGGTGGCGCCTGGGGCTGGCACCCGACCGGCTGGCTGACCGTCAAGTTCGGCTATCACGATGTGGGCGCCGCCGGCGTCGTGCACATGGTGGCGGGCTTCTTCGCGCTGGGTGTGCTGCTGAACCTCGGCCCGCGCGTCGGCAAGTTCAACGAAGACGGCAGTGCCAATGCCATCTTCGCCCACAACGTGCCGTTCACGATCACCGGTCTGATGCTGATCATCGTCGGCTTCTTCGGCTTCCTCGGCGGCTGCATCATCTATATGCCGGGCGAACAGTGGATCAACATCTACGGCCAGCCGACCACGCTCTCGGCCTTTGCCTTCAACACGCTGATGGGCATGGCGGGCGGCATCATCGGCGCCTGGGTCAAGACCCGCGATCCGTTCTGGATGATGTCCGGCGCGCTGATCGGTATCTTCGCCGCGGCCTCGGGCCTCGATGTCTACTATCCGCCGGTGGCCTTCGCGCTCGGCACCTTCGGCGGCTTCGTCGTGCCGATGGTTGCCGTCTGGCTCGAGAAGATGGGTATCGACGACGCCGTCGGCGCCTTTCCGGTGCACGGCATCGGCGGCCTGATCGGCGTGGTCTCCTGCGGGATCTTCGCTGCCGGCTACCCGAATGTCGACGGCATGCCCCCGGTCAGCCTCTGGGGCCAGATCGTCGGCGCCGTGACCATGGCGGTTCTGGGCTTCGTGCCGGGCTATGTCGCCTCCTATATCCTGAAGGTCTTCGGCCTGCTGCGCGTGCCGGATCACATCCAGGAAAAGGGTCTCGACATCGTCAAGGTTCCGGTCTCGGCCTATCCCGAAACCTACACCCCGGCCCCGGTCAATGTCGCGACCCCCGCGGCCGCCGGCACCCCGGCAGAGTAA
- a CDS encoding DUF2065 domain-containing protein yields the protein MTLTDIGTGIALVLIIEGLVYALAPSLVERLLEALRAMPLEARRNLGLLSILTGLLLLWIFRG from the coding sequence TTGACGCTGACCGATATCGGAACGGGGATCGCGCTGGTCCTCATTATCGAGGGGCTGGTCTATGCACTGGCCCCTTCGCTTGTGGAGCGCCTGCTGGAGGCGCTGCGCGCGATGCCGCTGGAGGCGCGGCGCAATCTCGGGCTGCTGAGCATCTTGACGGGGCTGTTGCTGCTCTGGATCTTTCGCGGCTAG
- the hflC gene encoding protease modulator HflC, translating into MRKTTFIVPALVIALVLVLSSIFVVDEREKALVLQFGQIKSVKEEPGLAFKIPFIQEVVKYDDRILSLDTDTIEVTPSDDRRLVVDAFARYRIADVVQFRQAVGVGGVRTAEDRLSGILNAQIREVLGADQVTSDVILSADRRQFSNRIRDNARSSALSLGLDVVDVRLKQTNLPSQNLEATFARMRAEREREAADEIARGNEAAQRVRALADRTVVETQSEADRDANVIRGEADAERNGIFAEAYGADPEFFAFYRSLQAYETALEGSNSSLVMTPDSEFFEYFKNQGTAGAN; encoded by the coding sequence ATGCGCAAGACAACCTTTATCGTCCCGGCACTGGTGATCGCGCTGGTGCTCGTGCTCTCCTCCATCTTCGTGGTGGACGAGCGTGAAAAGGCGCTGGTGCTGCAATTCGGCCAGATCAAATCGGTCAAGGAAGAGCCGGGGCTCGCGTTCAAGATCCCCTTCATCCAGGAAGTGGTGAAATACGACGACCGCATCCTGTCGCTCGACACGGACACCATCGAGGTGACGCCCTCGGACGACCGCCGCCTCGTGGTCGACGCCTTCGCGCGCTACCGCATCGCCGATGTGGTGCAGTTCCGTCAGGCTGTCGGCGTGGGCGGTGTGCGCACCGCCGAGGACCGGCTTTCGGGCATCCTGAACGCGCAGATCCGTGAGGTTCTGGGCGCCGATCAGGTGACCTCCGACGTGATCCTCTCGGCCGACCGGCGCCAGTTCTCCAACCGCATCCGCGACAATGCCCGCTCTTCGGCGCTGTCGCTGGGGCTCGACGTGGTGGATGTGCGGCTCAAGCAGACCAACCTGCCGTCGCAGAACCTCGAAGCCACCTTTGCCCGGATGCGCGCCGAGCGCGAACGCGAAGCCGCCGACGAGATCGCGCGCGGCAACGAGGCGGCGCAGCGGGTGCGCGCGCTGGCCGACCGGACGGTGGTGGAAACCCAGTCCGAAGCCGACCGCGACGCCAACGTGATCCGAGGCGAGGCCGATGCGGAGCGCAACGGCATCTTTGCCGAGGCCTACGGCGCCGATCCGGAGTTCTTTGCCTTCTACCGTTCGCTTCAGGCCTATGAGACGGCGCTCGAGGGCAGCAACTCCTCGCTGGTGATGACGCCCGACAGCGAGTTCTTCGAGTACTTCAAGAACCAGGGCACCGCGGGGGCGAATTGA
- the hflK gene encoding FtsH protease activity modulator HflK has translation MAGNSGGPWGGGGNRGGERPPNGGGGGGRRPDDPQIPEIDELVKKGQERLRVLMGGRGGGNGGGSNSGGGSGGPGFSKGTLGIAALVALGLWGYMSFYTVKPEEQSVELFLGKYSATGNPGLNFAPWPLVSAEVVNVTSERTETIGAGRGNSADGLMLTTDANIVDIEFQVVWNINDPAKLLFNIRDPQLTVQAVSEAVMREIIAASNLAPILNRDRGIIADTAMEQIQATLDEYESGISVVRINLDTADPPREVIDAFREVQAAEQERDRLERQADAYANRVVAEARGQAAQIREEAEGYRARVVNEAVGEASRFSAVREEYSKAPEVTRRRLYLETMERVLGSVDKTILDESLTGGEGGVVPYLPLNELNRSRTTTGGN, from the coding sequence ATGGCAGGAAACAGCGGCGGCCCCTGGGGCGGCGGTGGTAACAGGGGCGGCGAGCGGCCGCCCAATGGCGGCGGCGGCGGTGGGCGCCGGCCCGACGACCCGCAGATCCCCGAGATCGACGAGCTGGTGAAAAAAGGCCAGGAGCGTCTGCGCGTGCTCATGGGCGGGCGCGGCGGCGGCAATGGCGGCGGCTCGAATTCGGGCGGCGGCTCGGGCGGGCCCGGCTTCAGCAAGGGCACCTTGGGGATCGCCGCGCTGGTGGCGCTGGGTCTTTGGGGCTACATGAGCTTTTACACCGTGAAGCCCGAAGAGCAGTCGGTCGAGCTGTTCCTCGGCAAGTACAGCGCGACCGGCAATCCGGGTCTGAACTTCGCGCCCTGGCCGCTGGTCAGCGCCGAAGTGGTGAACGTGACCTCCGAGCGCACCGAGACCATCGGCGCCGGGCGCGGCAATTCCGCCGACGGGCTGATGCTGACCACCGACGCCAATATCGTCGATATCGAGTTTCAGGTGGTCTGGAACATCAACGATCCGGCGAAACTGCTGTTTAACATCCGCGATCCGCAGCTGACGGTTCAGGCGGTGTCCGAGGCGGTCATGCGCGAGATCATCGCGGCCAGCAACCTCGCGCCGATCCTCAACCGCGACCGGGGCATCATCGCCGATACCGCGATGGAGCAGATCCAGGCGACGCTCGATGAATACGAGTCGGGCATCAGTGTGGTGCGGATCAACCTCGACACCGCCGATCCGCCGCGCGAGGTGATCGACGCCTTCCGCGAGGTGCAGGCCGCCGAGCAGGAACGCGACCGGCTGGAACGCCAGGCCGATGCCTATGCCAACCGCGTGGTGGCCGAGGCGCGCGGTCAGGCGGCACAGATCCGCGAAGAGGCCGAGGGCTACCGTGCCCGCGTGGTCAACGAGGCGGTCGGTGAGGCCAGCCGCTTTTCCGCCGTGCGCGAGGAATATTCCAAGGCACCCGAGGTCACCCGCCGCCGTCTCTATCTGGAGACCATGGAGCGTGTGCTGGGCAGTGTCGACAAGACCATCCTCGACGAGAGCCTGACCGGCGGAGAGGGCGGTGTGGTGCCCTATCTGCCGCTCAACGAGTTGAACCGCAGCCGCACGACGACGGGGGGCAACTGA
- a CDS encoding FAD-dependent oxidoreductase, with amino-acid sequence MSDFDYDLFVIGGGSGGVRAARVAAGEADAKVGLAEEDRYGGTCVIRGCVPKKLMVFASEYGEVVEDARNYGWDLKEGAFDWKGFKDSLNTELDRLEGVYRSLLKNSGVDSFDARAKVKDPHTVELSTGETFTAKHILLATGGRPVRPDLPNADLGIVSDDIFHLPELPKSILIVGGGYIACEFACILNGLGVEVTQIYRGAQILRGFDEEARGLIADSMKDRGVDLHLGTDIVEMRCATDEDLEGNPDGRIPMGTPMHEDPALHPEGGKRGGPIWVKATNGRARVFDAVFFATGRAPNTVDMGLEEIGVKLGRKGEVEVDKYSQTAVPSIYAIGDVTDRVNLTPVAIREGMAFVETVFKGNPTPVDHELIPSAVFTQPEFGTVGLSEEEAREQEPVEIYSTSFRPMQTAFAGRPDRVMMKLVVSKETRRVLGCHIVAPGAGEMIQLAGIAVKMGATKEDFDRTVAVHPTMSEEIVTMRKPVRSA; translated from the coding sequence ATGAGCGATTTCGACTATGATCTCTTCGTCATCGGCGGCGGCTCCGGCGGCGTGCGCGCGGCGCGTGTCGCGGCGGGCGAGGCCGATGCCAAGGTCGGGCTGGCCGAGGAAGACCGCTATGGCGGCACCTGCGTGATCCGCGGCTGTGTGCCCAAGAAGCTGATGGTCTTTGCCAGCGAATATGGCGAGGTGGTCGAGGACGCGCGCAATTACGGCTGGGATCTGAAGGAAGGCGCCTTCGACTGGAAGGGCTTCAAGGACAGCCTCAATACCGAGCTCGACCGGCTGGAAGGCGTCTACCGCTCGCTGCTGAAGAATTCCGGCGTCGACAGTTTCGACGCCCGCGCCAAGGTGAAGGATCCGCATACGGTGGAACTTTCGACCGGCGAGACCTTTACCGCCAAGCATATCCTGCTGGCCACCGGCGGGCGCCCGGTGCGGCCCGATCTGCCGAATGCCGATCTGGGGATCGTCAGCGACGATATCTTCCACCTGCCGGAACTGCCGAAAAGCATCCTGATCGTCGGCGGCGGCTATATCGCCTGCGAATTCGCCTGCATTCTCAACGGGCTGGGCGTCGAGGTGACGCAGATCTATCGCGGCGCGCAGATCCTGCGCGGCTTTGACGAGGAGGCGCGCGGCCTGATCGCCGACAGCATGAAGGATCGCGGCGTCGATCTGCATCTGGGCACCGATATCGTCGAGATGCGCTGCGCCACCGACGAGGATCTCGAAGGCAACCCGGACGGGCGCATTCCAATGGGCACCCCGATGCACGAGGACCCGGCGCTGCATCCCGAGGGCGGTAAGCGCGGCGGGCCGATCTGGGTCAAGGCCACCAATGGCCGTGCGCGGGTCTTCGACGCGGTGTTCTTTGCCACCGGGCGGGCGCCCAACACCGTGGATATGGGGCTGGAAGAGATCGGGGTGAAGCTCGGCCGCAAGGGCGAGGTCGAGGTCGACAAGTACAGCCAGACCGCGGTGCCCTCGATCTATGCCATCGGCGACGTGACCGACCGGGTGAACCTCACCCCCGTGGCGATCCGCGAGGGCATGGCCTTTGTCGAGACGGTCTTCAAGGGCAACCCGACGCCGGTGGATCACGAGCTGATCCCCTCCGCCGTCTTCACCCAGCCGGAATTCGGCACGGTGGGCCTCAGCGAGGAAGAGGCGCGGGAGCAGGAACCGGTGGAGATCTACTCCACCTCCTTCCGCCCGATGCAGACGGCCTTTGCCGGACGCCCGGACCGTGTGATGATGAAGCTCGTGGTGTCGAAGGAGACGCGCAGGGTGCTGGGCTGTCATATCGTCGCGCCGGGGGCGGGCGAGATGATCCAGCTTGCCGGCATCGCGGTGAAGATGGGCGCCACGAAGGAAGATTTCGACCGCACGGTCGCGGTGCATCCGACCATGTCGGAAGAGATCGTGACCATGCGCAAACCGGTTCGGAGCGCTTGA
- the rpiA gene encoding ribose-5-phosphate isomerase RpiA, translating to MTGELSPIDKAKFVAAKRAAEFVESGMRVGLGTGSTAAWLVRCLGERVREEGLRFQGVPTSTRTAELAREVGIEVISLDEARWLDLTIDGADEFDGELNLIKGGGGALLQEKIVATASDQMVVIADAAKEVETLGAFPLPVEVIPFGWTASQALLEEALVSMDVMGRKTTLRMNGERAFITDEGNYILDLHVSRIGNPRQLALVLNQIPGVVENGLFIDICDQVVIGYGDGRVETRDINAGTVSEDRVDFVESDNLFQDI from the coding sequence ATGACCGGAGAGCTTTCGCCGATCGACAAGGCCAAGTTCGTGGCCGCAAAACGCGCCGCCGAATTCGTCGAGAGCGGCATGCGTGTCGGGCTCGGCACCGGCTCCACCGCCGCCTGGCTGGTGCGCTGCCTCGGCGAGAGGGTGCGCGAGGAGGGGCTGCGCTTTCAGGGGGTGCCGACTTCGACGCGCACCGCCGAGCTGGCCCGCGAGGTAGGCATTGAGGTGATCTCGCTCGACGAGGCGCGCTGGCTCGATCTCACCATCGACGGTGCCGACGAGTTCGACGGCGAGCTGAACCTCATCAAGGGCGGCGGCGGCGCGCTGCTTCAGGAAAAGATCGTCGCCACCGCCTCCGACCAGATGGTGGTGATCGCGGATGCCGCGAAAGAGGTCGAGACGCTGGGCGCCTTCCCGCTGCCGGTGGAGGTCATCCCCTTCGGCTGGACCGCCAGCCAGGCGCTGCTCGAAGAGGCGCTGGTCTCGATGGATGTGATGGGGCGCAAGACGACGCTGCGCATGAATGGCGAGCGTGCCTTCATCACCGACGAGGGCAATTACATCCTCGACCTGCATGTCTCGCGCATCGGCAATCCCCGCCAGCTGGCGCTGGTGCTGAACCAGATCCCCGGCGTGGTCGAGAACGGGCTTTTTATCGACATCTGCGATCAGGTGGTGATCGGCTATGGCGACGGGCGGGTGGAAACCCGCGATATCAATGCCGGCACGGTGTCCGAAGACCGCGTGGATTTCGTCGAAAGCGACAATCTCTTCCAGGACATCTGA
- a CDS encoding GNAT family N-acetyltransferase — MSLTIRELFAAEAEAQIPALGTLLRHCVEDGASVGFVMPFPQQEAEAFWTNSVLPALRGGHRILWAGFAGEALVGTVQLDLAAMPNQRHRAEVSKMLVAPSHRRRGIARALMQALLARAAEEGRSLITLDTRSGDAAQPLYAACGFAVAGEIPGYALAPDGSPHSDPTTIMYRAS, encoded by the coding sequence ATGAGCCTGACGATCCGCGAGCTTTTCGCCGCAGAGGCCGAGGCGCAGATCCCGGCGCTCGGCACGCTGCTGCGCCATTGCGTCGAGGACGGCGCCAGCGTCGGCTTCGTCATGCCCTTTCCGCAGCAAGAGGCGGAGGCGTTCTGGACCAACTCTGTGCTGCCGGCACTGCGCGGCGGCCATCGCATCCTTTGGGCCGGATTCGCGGGAGAGGCGCTTGTCGGCACGGTGCAGCTCGATCTTGCCGCGATGCCCAACCAGCGCCACCGCGCCGAGGTCTCCAAGATGCTGGTCGCTCCGTCTCATCGCCGCCGCGGCATTGCCCGGGCGCTGATGCAGGCGCTGCTCGCCCGCGCCGCAGAGGAGGGCCGCAGCCTCATCACGCTCGACACCCGCAGCGGCGACGCCGCCCAGCCGCTCTATGCCGCCTGCGGCTTCGCGGTCGCCGGTGAAATCCCCGGCTACGCGCTCGCCCCCGACGGCAGCCCCCACAGCGATCCCACGACCATCATGTACCGGGCCTCGTAG
- a CDS encoding helix-turn-helix domain-containing protein: MPETLTDRLSQRLARLRAERGLTLDQLAEQSGVSRAALSRLEKGEVSPTAEVLGKLCAAYGMTMSRLLAMVEEGFTPLLRRDDQAVWRDGGFTRRVASPGGAALAAEVLDCRLEPASRIAYDAAPVPGLEHHLLLVSGRLKVTLEGETYSLRPGDTLRYRLTGASVFETPKEKGAKYVLVLVTP; the protein is encoded by the coding sequence GTGCCCGAAACCCTGACCGACCGCCTGTCGCAGCGCCTCGCCCGGCTGCGTGCCGAGCGCGGGCTGACGCTCGATCAGCTCGCCGAGCAGAGCGGGGTGAGCCGCGCCGCCCTGTCGCGGCTGGAAAAGGGCGAGGTCAGCCCGACTGCCGAAGTATTGGGCAAGCTTTGCGCCGCCTATGGCATGACCATGTCGCGGCTGCTGGCGATGGTGGAGGAGGGCTTCACGCCGCTCCTGCGCCGCGACGATCAGGCGGTCTGGCGCGATGGCGGCTTCACCCGGCGCGTGGCCTCGCCCGGCGGCGCGGCGCTGGCGGCGGAGGTGTTGGACTGCCGGCTCGAACCGGCCAGCCGCATCGCCTATGACGCGGCTCCGGTGCCGGGGCTGGAGCACCATTTGCTGCTGGTCTCGGGCCGCCTGAAGGTAACGCTGGAGGGCGAGACATACAGCCTGCGCCCCGGCGACACGCTGCGCTACCGGCTGACCGGCGCCTCGGTCTTCGAGACGCCGAAAGAGAAGGGCGCGAAATATGTGCTCGTGCTGGTGACGCCATGA
- the pdhA gene encoding pyruvate dehydrogenase (acetyl-transferring) E1 component subunit alpha, producing the protein MAARKPAAKPNVSPDELRQYYRDMLLIRRFEEKAGQLYGMGLIGGFCHLYIGQEAVVVGLEAAAEEGDKRVTSYRDHGHMLACGMDPNGVMAELTGREGGYSKGKGGSMHMFSREKHFYGGHGIVGAQVPLGAGLAFADQYLDNKRVTFTYFGDGAANQGQVYETFNMASIWKLPVVFVIENNQYAMGTSQKRSTSTEDIYTRGAPFGIPGELVDGMDVLAVKAAGEKAVAHCREGKGPYILEIKTYRYRGHSMSDPAKYRTREEVQKMREERDAIQHVRDLLLQGKHATEDDLKAIDKEIKDIVNASAEFAKESPEPALDELWTDIYASEVPQGDAIDA; encoded by the coding sequence ATGGCCGCCCGGAAACCCGCTGCCAAGCCGAACGTCTCGCCCGATGAGCTGCGGCAATATTACCGCGACATGCTGCTGATCCGGCGCTTCGAAGAGAAGGCAGGCCAGCTTTACGGCATGGGACTCATCGGTGGGTTCTGTCACCTTTACATCGGTCAGGAAGCCGTGGTGGTCGGGCTCGAAGCCGCCGCCGAGGAGGGCGACAAGCGCGTCACCTCCTACCGCGACCACGGCCACATGCTGGCCTGCGGCATGGACCCCAACGGCGTGATGGCCGAGCTCACCGGCCGCGAGGGCGGCTATTCCAAGGGCAAGGGCGGCTCGATGCACATGTTCAGCCGCGAGAAGCATTTCTACGGCGGCCACGGCATCGTCGGCGCTCAGGTGCCGCTGGGCGCGGGTCTCGCCTTTGCCGACCAGTATCTCGACAACAAGCGCGTCACCTTCACCTATTTCGGCGACGGCGCGGCCAACCAGGGCCAGGTTTACGAGACCTTCAACATGGCCTCGATCTGGAAGCTGCCGGTGGTCTTCGTGATCGAGAACAACCAGTACGCCATGGGCACCTCGCAGAAGCGTTCGACCTCTACCGAGGACATCTACACCCGCGGCGCGCCCTTCGGCATCCCCGGCGAGCTGGTCGACGGCATGGACGTGCTGGCGGTCAAGGCGGCCGGCGAGAAGGCCGTGGCGCATTGCCGCGAGGGCAAGGGGCCGTATATCCTCGAGATCAAGACCTATCGCTATCGCGGTCACTCGATGTCAGACCCGGCGAAATACCGCACCCGCGAAGAGGTCCAGAAGATGCGCGAAGAGCGCGACGCGATCCAGCATGTGCGCGACCTGCTGTTGCAGGGCAAACATGCCACCGAGGACGACCTCAAGGCGATCGACAAGGAAATCAAGGACATCGTGAACGCGTCCGCCGAGTTCGCCAAGGAGAGCCCGGAGCCGGCGCTCGACGAACTCTGGACCGATATCTACGCCAGCGAAGTGCCGCAGGGCGACGCGATCGACGCCTGA